The genomic interval CCCATTCAAAACTTAAAACTCAAAACTCAATACTCAAAACTCTCAAGTCTCAATTCTCAATTCTCAATTCTCAATTCCCAATTCTCCCCATCCCTCATCCTCAGTTATGTTTCCCTTTCCCCAACGTCTCTGGCAATCCTTTCTGCCGCGCACTGTGATGATTGGTGCCCTCAGTTCACTGTTGAGTTTAGCTGGTTGTTTTTTTGCTCCTTCAATGGGGCAGATTCCTGAATGCCCAGAGAACTCGTCCGGTTCAGAAAAAACGCTGGTTGACCTGGCGCTACCCCAAGCTAGTGCAAATTTACCGTTGTTACAGGAGAGTTGGGTTGCCTACCGTCAACGGTTTATTCAAGCTGATGGACGGGTGATCGATCGCGAAACGGGCGATCGCACCACATCCGAAGGGCAAGCCTATGCGATGTTGCGGGCAGTGTTAATTAATGACCGGGATACATTCAGGCGCACATTAACCTGGGCAGAAAGTAACCTGGTTCGCAAAGATTCATCGGATAAGCGAATCGACCAACTGTGGGCGTGGAAATGGGGCAACTCTGGACAGGGCTGGAAAATTCTGGATCAGAACTTTGCCAGTGATGCTGATCTGGATGCGGTGACTGCCCTGATTTTGGCAGCCCGTCGCTGGAACTGCCCTGCCTATCTACCCTTTGCCCGTGCCAAACTGAAGGACATTTGGAACCACTCCACTGCCCAGGTGGGCGATCGCCGCTATTTCCTGCCAGGACCCATGCCAGCCTTCTGGAATCAGCCCGATCGCCTGATTCTCAATCCTTCCTATCTGGCTCCCTATGCCTTCCGGTTGTTTGCCCAGGTTGACCCCGACCACAATTGGATCAGCCTGGTTGATAGCAGTTATGAAGTGCTTCAGGCAGCTTCCACCCTCTCAAAAGTAGGGCTGCCCAGCGATTGGATTATGCTTGATCCACAAACAAAGAAATTCGCTGCGGTATCCTTCGACCCATTGCAGAGTGTGTATAGCTTTAATGCCTACCGGGTCTGGTGGCGGGTAGCATTGGATGCAAACTGGTTCCAAGAACCGCGCGCCAAAGCCTATCTAAGTCAGCACACCGCCCATCTAAAGCAACTCTGGCAGCAACAACAAAAAATTCCTGCCCGCCTTGACCTGGAAGGCAAGCCGCTGGTGAATTACGAAGCGACTTCGCAATACGCCATGTTGTACACCGCTTTTCAACTGACCGATGCGGCGATCGCCAAACAAATCTATCAACGCAAACTGATGGTGCAATACCGGAATGGCTTCTGGGACAACAACTCGGCTTACTACAGCCAAAATCTTGCCTGGTTTGCATTACTACCATCTACTCCGCCAACTCAGTTGATTGAGGTAGTAGGTGGTAGATGACAGGTGGTAGAGAGTTTTGAGTTTTAAGTTTTGAGTTTTAAGTTTTGAGTTTTAAGTTGCTCCCCACACCTTCCTCATCCCTCATCCCTCATCCCCCATCCCTCATCCCCCTCCCCCTTCTCCCCTCTGCCTTTTTATCCTTTAGCCTTCAGCCTTTATCCTTTCCCCCTTCCCCCTTTCCCCCCTCTAACAAAGGTTCTTACTCTATGAAGCTGCATTCTTCTCTTTTGGTTGCCTGTCTGCTTAGTTGTGGTTGGTTGGTTGGAGGAGAATCTGTCTCTGTAAGGGCGCAAAGCGAAGTGCCAACCTTCCGCCAGGATGCTACACCCACGGGAACTGAGCCTGACCCAACCAGCCCACCTGCCACAAAGGACTCTGCCACAATTCCGCAGGAGCGATCGGTCAAAGCATTGCCAGGGGGGCAGTATGTGATGGAATTCAACCGCAGTCCGATCGTCGGCAATCGTTTGCAACTGCGGAGTATCTACGACGAGTCGCGCCTGCGGTTTACCCGTCCACGCAACTTAGATCCCAGAAAGGTTCAGATGATGCTGCGCTTTCGTCATTCGGCAGCTTTGTATGCTACCCGGTCTAATTTGACGGTGCTGGTGAATGGCACAAGCGTGGGCAGTGTACCGCTCAACAAAAAGCAAGGGGAAATTGGGAATGCGGTTTTTGATATTCCTCCTAAACTGCTTCAGGACTATAACGAAGTCGTGATTGCAGCCCTACAAAATAATTCGCCTACCTGCACACAAGACCCCTATGATCCGTCGCTGTGGACGGAGATTCTGCCCGACTCTAAGCTGGTGTTTGACTTCCAACCCCAGCCGATCGCCCTTAACTTTAACCGCTATCCATTCCCGATTTTTGACAATCTGAGTTTGGAACCGAACCAGATTGCCTACCTGTTGCCCAAGGAGATGGA from Kovacikia minuta CCNUW1 carries:
- a CDS encoding glycosyl hydrolase family 8, translated to MFPFPQRLWQSFLPRTVMIGALSSLLSLAGCFFAPSMGQIPECPENSSGSEKTLVDLALPQASANLPLLQESWVAYRQRFIQADGRVIDRETGDRTTSEGQAYAMLRAVLINDRDTFRRTLTWAESNLVRKDSSDKRIDQLWAWKWGNSGQGWKILDQNFASDADLDAVTALILAARRWNCPAYLPFARAKLKDIWNHSTAQVGDRRYFLPGPMPAFWNQPDRLILNPSYLAPYAFRLFAQVDPDHNWISLVDSSYEVLQAASTLSKVGLPSDWIMLDPQTKKFAAVSFDPLQSVYSFNAYRVWWRVALDANWFQEPRAKAYLSQHTAHLKQLWQQQQKIPARLDLEGKPLVNYEATSQYAMLYTAFQLTDAAIAKQIYQRKLMVQYRNGFWDNNSAYYSQNLAWFALLPSTPPTQLIEVVGGR